One window of Treponema denticola genomic DNA carries:
- a CDS encoding aminoacyl-histidine dipeptidase → MNPLQNTEPKEVFKWFYEISQVPRGSGNERAISDFLVKFAKDRNLEVHQDKAMNVIIKKPGTAGYEKSPTVIIQGHMDMVCEKDASSNHDFLKDPIKFVVKGEMLYADKTTLGGDDGIAVAYALTVLDSKDIPHPPLEVLITTEEETGMGGAMALTDEHLQGTRLLNIDSEEEGVFLVSCAGGANIHVFFDIKKEAAKGKFLKITVGGLLGGHSGIEINKQRANSIKLLGRILYNIKQNEKINIVEISGGSKHNAIAKDAHAVIAAENTEAVLKIVEKMTADFKNEYRAVDKLLTVTANETQNPSGQMFTKELTLNLIDFMASIPNGVQYMSMEIHGLVQTSLNNGVLEEIDGRIKFTTSVRSSVKSALDEIVDILRIQAERCGAEFKKNSEYPAWEYSPDSPVRDAAVNVYKKLNKKEPLITAIHAGLECGLLKKTLPKVDAISFGPNLYDVHTPNEHMEIASVERVWKFLLAYLAELKN, encoded by the coding sequence ATGAATCCGTTGCAGAACACTGAACCTAAAGAAGTTTTTAAATGGTTTTACGAAATCTCTCAGGTACCGAGAGGTTCGGGAAACGAAAGAGCTATCAGCGATTTTCTTGTAAAATTTGCAAAAGATAGAAATCTTGAAGTACATCAAGATAAGGCTATGAATGTTATAATAAAGAAGCCCGGAACTGCCGGTTATGAAAAATCTCCTACAGTTATTATTCAGGGCCACATGGATATGGTTTGTGAAAAGGATGCTTCCTCAAACCATGATTTTTTAAAGGATCCTATCAAATTCGTTGTAAAAGGCGAAATGCTCTATGCCGATAAGACAACCCTCGGAGGAGATGACGGTATAGCAGTCGCATACGCTCTTACCGTCCTTGATTCAAAGGATATTCCCCATCCGCCGCTCGAAGTTTTAATTACGACAGAAGAGGAAACAGGGATGGGCGGAGCTATGGCTCTTACCGATGAACACCTGCAAGGAACACGCCTTTTAAATATAGATTCGGAAGAAGAAGGCGTATTTTTGGTAAGCTGTGCAGGCGGGGCTAATATCCATGTCTTTTTCGATATAAAGAAAGAAGCAGCCAAAGGAAAATTCTTAAAAATCACAGTTGGGGGTCTCCTTGGTGGACATTCAGGTATCGAGATCAATAAGCAGAGAGCCAACTCAATTAAACTTTTGGGAAGAATTCTTTATAACATCAAGCAAAACGAAAAAATCAATATAGTAGAAATTTCAGGCGGTTCAAAACACAATGCTATTGCAAAGGATGCCCATGCAGTAATCGCTGCAGAAAATACGGAAGCCGTTTTGAAGATTGTCGAAAAAATGACTGCCGATTTTAAAAATGAATACAGAGCCGTTGACAAACTTTTAACTGTTACGGCAAATGAAACTCAAAATCCGTCGGGCCAAATGTTTACAAAAGAGCTTACCTTAAATCTAATTGATTTTATGGCAAGTATTCCCAATGGTGTGCAATATATGAGCATGGAGATTCACGGCCTTGTTCAAACAAGTTTAAATAACGGGGTTTTGGAAGAAATCGATGGAAGAATCAAATTTACAACCTCTGTACGAAGCAGCGTAAAGAGTGCCTTGGATGAAATTGTGGATATCCTTAGAATCCAAGCCGAACGCTGCGGAGCCGAATTCAAAAAAAATTCGGAGTATCCCGCTTGGGAGTACAGTCCCGATTCTCCTGTACGCGATGCTGCCGTCAATGTTTACAAAAAGCTTAACAAAAAGGAGCCCCTTATCACAGCGATACATGCAGGGCTTGAATGCGGCCTTTTAAAGAAGACTCTTCCTAAAGTCGATGCTATAAGTTTCGGTCCCAACCTGTATGACGTACATACACCGAATGAACACATGGAAATTGCCTCTGTAGAACGCGTATGGAAGTTCTTGCTGGCTTATTTGGCCGAATTAAAGAATTAA
- a CDS encoding ABC transporter ATP-binding protein codes for MDYPLINVKSVYAGYSKTPVLKDISFSVLKGDSLCVLGPNGCGKTTLLKTLAGLIGYSGEILLNGQNLKNIKRKDIAKKIAVLSQVSSIYFSYSVYDTVMMGRYVHREASSFLSVSKKNRVYVEKCLRAVDIWNLREKKIDELSGGQLQRVYLARTLAQEPELILLDEPTNHLDLKAQTELILFLKEICKKEAKAVIGVFHDINLALQFADKLIFLKDGTIQASGKKEEVLTGEILQSVYGMDVAEWMKDSFNLWLRVF; via the coding sequence ATGGACTATCCTTTAATAAATGTAAAATCGGTTTATGCAGGATATTCAAAGACTCCTGTTTTAAAAGATATTTCCTTTTCGGTTTTAAAAGGAGACAGTCTTTGTGTTTTGGGCCCTAACGGCTGTGGAAAAACGACTCTTTTAAAAACTCTTGCCGGTCTTATCGGCTACTCGGGTGAAATTCTTTTAAACGGTCAAAACTTAAAAAATATCAAACGCAAGGATATAGCAAAAAAAATAGCTGTTTTAAGTCAAGTTTCTTCTATATATTTTTCATATTCCGTTTATGATACCGTTATGATGGGAAGATATGTCCACAGAGAAGCCAGCTCTTTTCTTTCAGTCTCAAAAAAAAACAGGGTCTATGTAGAAAAATGCTTAAGGGCTGTAGATATTTGGAATTTGCGTGAAAAGAAAATAGATGAACTTTCAGGCGGTCAGCTTCAGCGCGTTTATCTGGCCCGCACTCTTGCCCAAGAACCCGAACTTATCCTGCTCGATGAACCTACAAATCATCTGGACTTAAAAGCCCAAACCGAGCTTATTCTTTTTTTAAAAGAGATTTGCAAAAAAGAAGCTAAAGCCGTCATCGGAGTCTTCCACGATATAAACCTAGCCCTTCAATTTGCAGATAAACTTATTTTTTTAAAAGACGGCACCATACAAGCCTCAGGAAAAAAAGAAGAGGTTTTAACCGGAGAAATTTTACAATCCGTTTACGGAATGGATGTAGCCGAATGGATGAAAGATTCTTTTAATTTATGGCTTAGAGTTTTTTAG
- a CDS encoding Rpn family recombination-promoting nuclease/putative transposase: MQKRFDDLTITDDYMFCAVMQDKSICTTVLNMILADSIGPISDISYQKTFDQVGYAKSIRLDVWVTGSDGSMYDVEMQTTNKQDLAKRLRYYQSVIDVSSLEKGGHYTDLPNSFIIFFCPFDYPSKGLPVYTFKTICSENNTIVLQDGITKVIINSTAADKMPDPELKAFLEYMNGITSDSPFIRKIDRYIKELKENEERRKEYMLIQSFEMDARRDGIQQGIQQGIQQGIRQGIEQGFSDGSYKKALETAKNLLEMGFAIEAIVRATGLTQEEVESIS, from the coding sequence ATGCAAAAGCGCTTTGACGATTTAACGATTACCGACGATTATATGTTTTGTGCGGTGATGCAGGATAAGTCTATCTGTACAACGGTTTTGAATATGATACTTGCAGACTCGATCGGGCCGATTAGCGATATAAGCTATCAAAAAACATTCGACCAAGTAGGCTATGCAAAAAGCATACGTCTTGATGTGTGGGTTACCGGCAGTGATGGCAGCATGTATGACGTTGAGATGCAAACTACAAATAAACAAGACCTTGCTAAACGCTTACGCTACTATCAATCGGTTATCGACGTGAGCAGCCTTGAAAAGGGTGGGCATTATACCGACTTACCCAATTCATTCATCATCTTTTTTTGCCCGTTCGACTATCCAAGCAAAGGCTTACCGGTATACACCTTCAAAACGATATGCAGTGAAAATAACACAATCGTATTACAAGACGGCATAACCAAGGTCATTATCAACAGCACTGCAGCAGATAAGATGCCTGACCCTGAACTAAAGGCTTTTTTGGAATACATGAACGGCATAACAAGTGACAGCCCCTTTATCCGCAAGATAGACCGGTATATCAAAGAACTAAAAGAAAATGAAGAGAGGAGGAAAGAATACATGTTAATACAATCATTTGAAATGGATGCACGAAGGGACGGCATACAACAAGGCATACAACAAGGCATACAACAAGGTATTCGGCAAGGAATTGAGCAAGGTTTTTCCGACGGCTCATACAAAAAAGCTCTTGAAACGGCAAAAAATTTACTTGAAATGGGGTTTGCCATAGAAGCTATCGTAAGAGCTACCGGTCTCACCCAAGAAGAAGTGGAATCGATTAGCTAA
- a CDS encoding acyl-CoA thioesterase, which translates to MTHTFYVEVRSYELDAYNHVNNSVYLNYLEHARMQFLKKIGFDYVGMIEEGYMLYVSHIDIKYKHSAKLYDKLAIEVTHIDLGKVSGTFLQVIKNEEGKVCAEAKVTWACVDSMGRPVKIPEKYLVPGLEPELQP; encoded by the coding sequence GTGACGCATACGTTTTATGTTGAAGTTCGAAGCTACGAGCTTGACGCTTATAATCATGTAAACAACTCGGTTTACCTAAACTATCTGGAACATGCCAGAATGCAGTTTTTAAAAAAGATAGGTTTTGATTATGTAGGGATGATTGAAGAAGGCTACATGCTTTATGTATCCCACATAGATATTAAATACAAGCACTCTGCCAAACTTTACGATAAACTGGCCATTGAGGTTACTCACATCGATTTGGGTAAAGTTTCCGGAACCTTTTTGCAGGTTATAAAAAATGAAGAAGGTAAAGTCTGTGCTGAAGCAAAAGTAACCTGGGCCTGTGTGGACAGTATGGGACGGCCCGTTAAAATACCCGAAAAATACTTGGTTCCGGGGCTGGAGCCCGAGCTTCAGCCATAA
- a CDS encoding ABC transporter substrate-binding protein codes for MKNFKKIFFVLTLLLAAGTMIFAGGAKEASLPSLDLTMDRAGAPITLPAKVEKIVSMAPSTTEILIDLGLADKIIAADTNTQKDGLLKQDIPYFNMMKPDAEKLIALKPDVVFISGMSNAKGNTPFSPLIDAGICVINIPSSSSIEAIYLDIAYIAAVVKHEEKGAKIIANMKKEIEAVRKKGAAIAQDKKKTVYFEIGAAPYMYSLGTGTFINEMIEIIGAQNILADQKSWIAVSDEMVLAKDPDVILTNVSYIPNPIDEIMARAGWASLKAVKGKKVFGIDTNSSSRPNHNIIKALKEMAKAVYPEIYK; via the coding sequence ATGAAAAATTTTAAGAAAATCTTCTTTGTGCTGACACTGCTTTTGGCAGCTGGCACAATGATTTTTGCAGGAGGCGCAAAAGAAGCAAGCCTTCCCTCACTTGATTTAACTATGGACAGGGCAGGAGCCCCGATTACCTTACCTGCAAAGGTAGAAAAAATTGTTTCAATGGCTCCGTCTACCACGGAAATCCTTATCGATTTGGGTCTTGCCGACAAGATTATTGCCGCCGATACCAATACTCAAAAGGATGGGCTTTTAAAACAGGATATCCCATATTTCAATATGATGAAACCCGATGCAGAAAAACTTATCGCCCTAAAACCGGATGTAGTTTTTATCTCGGGGATGTCGAATGCAAAAGGGAACACACCTTTTTCTCCCTTAATTGATGCAGGTATCTGCGTTATAAATATCCCCTCATCTTCAAGTATCGAGGCCATTTATCTTGATATTGCATACATAGCTGCCGTCGTAAAACATGAAGAAAAGGGCGCAAAAATTATTGCAAACATGAAAAAAGAAATCGAAGCTGTCCGAAAAAAAGGAGCCGCTATTGCTCAAGATAAAAAGAAAACCGTTTACTTTGAAATAGGGGCCGCTCCTTATATGTACAGTTTGGGAACAGGAACATTTATAAATGAGATGATCGAAATTATCGGAGCTCAAAATATTCTTGCCGATCAAAAAAGTTGGATAGCCGTTTCGGATGAAATGGTTTTAGCTAAGGATCCCGATGTAATTTTGACCAATGTAAGCTATATTCCTAACCCGATTGATGAAATAATGGCCAGAGCAGGCTGGGCTTCTCTTAAAGCCGTAAAGGGCAAAAAGGTTTTCGGTATTGATACAAATTCTTCTTCAAGACCTAACCATAACATTATAAAGGCCTTAAAAGAAATGGCTAAAGCCGTCTATCCCGAAATCTATAAATAA
- a CDS encoding DUF6922 domain-containing protein, with amino-acid sequence MFFADYETHKKEQISQSILWEYDTKAPDWDWNIMSKIVVARVLEYGRPEDYYAMFQLYGGFERVKNIVVQIPYLSPKELNWSCLLFDLKKEDFLCCKRTLSRKLHLNC; translated from the coding sequence ATGTTTTTTGCAGATTATGAAACTCACAAAAAAGAACAAATTTCTCAGTCAATTCTCTGGGAATATGATACAAAAGCTCCCGATTGGGATTGGAATATAATGTCAAAAATTGTTGTCGCCCGCGTTTTGGAATACGGTAGACCGGAAGATTATTATGCAATGTTTCAACTTTACGGCGGCTTTGAAAGGGTAAAAAATATTGTTGTACAAATTCCTTATCTTTCCCCAAAAGAATTGAATTGGTCTTGTTTGCTTTTTGATTTAAAAAAGGAAGATTTTTTATGCTGCAAAAGAACACTGTCGAGAAAACTGCATTTGAATTGTTAA
- a CDS encoding DUF1361 domain-containing protein, which yields MSHYFKNIFRIKSTFALMFLSFFCIFLSVCRIFIAENYFLLFLVWNLFLAFVPWLISSTLYLSKNNNKIIFIVFTAIWLLFFPNALYIVTDFIHLKTAASSMRWYDLILLFSYSFAGLFYGFVSLDFIEAKLQKLFTIKYPQIVSGFVIYLSAFGIYLGRFLRWNSWDLVTNLNSVLSDLFLPIKNPFIHARTWAFILLVGTLFNLLYISYKSFGEKKN from the coding sequence ATGAGCCATTACTTTAAAAATATATTCCGAATTAAAAGTACCTTTGCCTTGATGTTCTTGTCTTTTTTCTGTATTTTTTTATCGGTATGCAGAATTTTTATAGCAGAAAACTATTTTTTACTTTTTTTGGTCTGGAACTTATTTTTAGCCTTTGTACCATGGCTTATTTCTTCAACGCTATACCTATCAAAAAACAATAACAAAATAATTTTTATTGTTTTTACGGCTATCTGGCTTCTGTTTTTTCCCAATGCCCTTTACATTGTAACCGATTTTATCCATCTAAAAACAGCAGCTTCATCTATGAGGTGGTATGATTTAATACTATTGTTTTCTTACAGCTTTGCAGGTCTTTTTTACGGGTTTGTAAGTTTGGATTTTATCGAAGCCAAGCTTCAAAAGCTTTTTACTATAAAATATCCGCAAATTGTTTCAGGTTTTGTGATATATCTTTCAGCTTTCGGCATCTATTTGGGAAGATTTTTAAGGTGGAATTCATGGGATCTTGTAACGAATTTAAATTCGGTCCTGTCAGACCTTTTTTTGCCGATAAAAAATCCCTTTATACATGCAAGAACGTGGGCCTTTATTCTTTTAGTGGGTACCCTTTTTAACCTGCTTTATATATCGTACAAGAGCTTCGGCGAGAAAAAAAATTAA
- a CDS encoding methylaspartate ammonia-lyase yields MKIIDVVCAEGKTGFYFDDQKAIKMGAGHDGFFYTGKPVTEGFTSIRQAGEAISVMFILEDGQVAYGDCAAVQYSGAGGRDPLFLAKDFIPVIEKDIKPLFVGKEITNFREMAKTFEEHKVNGKRMHTALRYGISQAILDAVAKSQHITMAEVVVKEYKTGCQIKRIPIFTQSGDDRYLNADKMIIKQAEVLPHGLFNNVEEKTGKNGEKLLEYVKWLKNRVETMRTCKNYNPIFHIDVYGTIGDFTNNDVPKMTAYLKTLEAAAAPFKLRIEGPMDMGDREKQMQVLAALTKSLDDNGVKVELVADEWCNTLEDIQYFADNRAGHMIQIKTPDLGGINNTIEAILYCKEKGVGAYCGGTCNETNRSAEVIVNCSVAAGAAQQLAKPGMGVDEGYMIINNEMNRIVALANRK; encoded by the coding sequence ATGAAAATTATTGATGTTGTTTGCGCAGAAGGCAAAACAGGTTTTTATTTTGATGACCAAAAGGCTATCAAGATGGGTGCAGGTCATGACGGATTTTTTTATACGGGAAAACCCGTAACCGAGGGCTTTACCTCAATCAGACAGGCAGGCGAAGCTATTTCCGTTATGTTTATTCTCGAAGACGGACAGGTTGCATACGGAGACTGTGCTGCCGTACAGTATTCCGGAGCAGGCGGACGCGATCCCCTCTTTTTGGCAAAGGACTTTATTCCCGTAATTGAAAAGGATATAAAGCCCCTCTTTGTAGGAAAAGAAATTACAAACTTCAGAGAGATGGCTAAAACCTTTGAGGAGCATAAGGTAAACGGAAAGAGAATGCACACGGCTTTACGCTACGGCATATCTCAAGCTATTCTTGATGCTGTTGCAAAGTCCCAGCACATAACGATGGCCGAAGTTGTTGTAAAAGAATACAAGACAGGATGCCAAATAAAGAGAATCCCGATCTTTACCCAGTCAGGCGATGACCGCTACTTAAATGCCGATAAGATGATTATCAAACAGGCTGAAGTTCTTCCCCATGGTCTTTTTAACAATGTTGAAGAAAAAACCGGTAAAAACGGCGAAAAGCTCTTGGAATATGTTAAATGGCTTAAAAACAGGGTCGAAACCATGAGAACTTGCAAGAACTATAATCCTATTTTCCACATTGACGTATACGGCACAATCGGAGACTTTACAAATAACGATGTTCCCAAGATGACGGCCTATCTTAAAACATTGGAAGCTGCTGCCGCTCCCTTTAAACTTAGAATCGAAGGCCCCATGGATATGGGCGACAGAGAAAAGCAAATGCAGGTACTTGCAGCTCTCACAAAGAGCCTTGACGATAACGGCGTAAAGGTAGAGCTTGTTGCCGATGAATGGTGCAATACCCTCGAAGACATTCAGTACTTTGCCGATAACCGTGCAGGCCACATGATTCAGATTAAGACCCCCGACCTTGGCGGAATTAACAACACGATTGAAGCTATCCTTTACTGTAAGGAAAAGGGAGTAGGTGCCTATTGCGGAGGAACATGTAACGAAACCAACCGCTCGGCTGAGGTTATCGTAAACTGTTCCGTTGCAGCCGGAGCCGCCCAACAGCTTGCAAAGCCCGGTATGGGCGTTGACGAAGGCTACATGATCATCAATAACGAGATGAACAGAATCGTTGCCCTAGCCAATAGGAAATAA
- a CDS encoding metal ABC transporter substrate-binding protein — protein sequence MKSILKTCLFIALLSSVNLFAMGAREMPDNGKKNVAVTFDAMKELTQAVAGDNVNISVIIPPGMEAHDFEPKAKDLAFLSKADILIYNGLGMEFWLDEAVKAVNNKKLIMVEASSGIEAIKAGHHNHDEHGEDCDCEVCAGQHKHGKGHEHCHHGEFDPHTWLSLSSAKIMVKNIENALTMADPANAKSYKENANKYIAELDGLLKEYIEKFSKVKNKHFVTGHAAFGYLCRDFSLEQNSVTDIFNDNEPNPKELAKLVEYCREHKVKVIFTEEAASPLVSKTLATELGAKVEKIYTIESPEDNKSYLERMKTNLMRIYENLK from the coding sequence ATGAAATCTATTTTAAAAACATGTTTATTTATTGCTCTTCTTTCATCGGTAAATCTCTTTGCGATGGGAGCAAGAGAGATGCCGGATAACGGCAAAAAAAATGTTGCTGTTACTTTCGATGCAATGAAAGAGTTAACTCAGGCAGTTGCAGGGGACAATGTCAATATTTCGGTTATCATTCCGCCGGGAATGGAAGCTCACGACTTTGAGCCCAAGGCCAAAGATCTGGCTTTTTTATCGAAGGCCGATATTTTAATCTATAACGGGTTGGGTATGGAGTTTTGGCTTGATGAAGCCGTAAAAGCGGTCAACAACAAAAAGCTGATTATGGTCGAGGCTAGCAGCGGAATTGAAGCAATTAAAGCGGGACATCACAATCATGATGAACATGGAGAAGACTGTGACTGCGAAGTTTGTGCCGGGCAGCACAAACACGGCAAGGGACATGAACATTGCCATCACGGAGAATTCGATCCTCATACATGGCTCAGTCTCTCTTCTGCAAAAATTATGGTTAAAAATATTGAAAATGCTCTGACTATGGCCGACCCTGCAAATGCAAAGAGCTATAAAGAAAATGCAAATAAATATATTGCCGAACTTGACGGGCTTTTAAAAGAATATATCGAGAAATTTTCTAAGGTAAAAAACAAGCACTTTGTAACGGGACACGCAGCCTTCGGATATCTTTGCAGAGATTTTTCTTTAGAGCAAAATTCCGTAACCGATATCTTTAATGACAACGAACCGAATCCGAAAGAACTTGCAAAACTTGTCGAATATTGCAGGGAGCATAAAGTAAAAGTTATCTTTACAGAAGAAGCGGCAAGCCCCCTTGTTTCAAAAACCCTAGCAACAGAGCTTGGAGCCAAGGTTGAAAAAATTTATACAATCGAAAGTCCTGAAGATAACAAAAGCTATCTTGAACGCATGAAGACAAATTTAATGCGCATATATGAAAATTTAAAATAA
- a CDS encoding nucleotidyl transferase AbiEii/AbiGii toxin family protein: MLQKNTVEKTAFELLRKLMQDSQMDQFFLVGGTSIALRLGHRKSIDLDLFTQNDIDFIHEPVNLIVGKFNWEHIEKRLHDMIKNPQEIYTAYPI, translated from the coding sequence ATGCTGCAAAAGAACACTGTCGAGAAAACTGCATTTGAATTGTTAAGAAAGCTCATGCAAGACAGTCAAATGGATCAATTCTTTTTAGTTGGCGGCACTTCTATTGCATTACGGCTTGGGCACAGGAAAAGTATTGATTTGGACTTATTTACTCAAAATGATATAGACTTCATACATGAGCCGGTAAACTTAATAGTCGGAAAATTTAATTGGGAACATATTGAAAAGCGTTTGCATGATATGATAAAAAATCCTCAAGAAATATACACAGCCTATCCCATATAA
- a CDS encoding FecCD family ABC transporter permease translates to MKLQFKLAGSIAACILVLILGVGIGSVFVPPQDIIKIIFSKVAQKEIYGIESTFVAIVWNVRLPRVLVAFLAGGSLAVSGAVMQSILKNPLASSYTMGVSSGAALGAALVILTGFTLPLIPAFTLPLAGTIAGLLTVYASVKVAALVDRNFENSTIILTGIVFSLFINGIITIIIALNRDGMARLIFWQMGSFASQNIKNFNVLLPVCAAGTLILTGLSNEMDLLTFGEEQAKTMGLNTKKIKWLLLFLASALTGTVISFVGIIGFIDLISPHIVRKLVGARHKIVIPVSFCIGGTAMVLCDMTARTILSPQELPVGAITALAGAPFFCYVYFKGRRRA, encoded by the coding sequence ATGAAACTTCAATTCAAGCTTGCAGGCTCGATTGCAGCCTGCATCCTTGTTCTCATCTTGGGGGTAGGAATAGGTTCGGTCTTTGTTCCGCCCCAAGATATTATCAAAATCATATTTTCAAAAGTAGCCCAAAAAGAAATTTACGGTATTGAATCGACATTTGTTGCAATAGTTTGGAACGTGAGGCTGCCTAGGGTGCTGGTCGCTTTTTTGGCAGGCGGTTCCCTTGCCGTAAGCGGGGCCGTAATGCAAAGTATCTTAAAGAACCCATTGGCTTCTTCTTACACCATGGGCGTTTCATCCGGCGCCGCCTTGGGAGCTGCTCTGGTAATTTTGACAGGATTCACTCTTCCTTTAATACCGGCTTTTACCCTTCCTCTTGCAGGCACTATTGCAGGTCTTCTTACAGTCTACGCCTCGGTTAAAGTTGCGGCCTTGGTTGATAGGAATTTTGAAAACTCGACGATTATTTTAACAGGAATAGTTTTTTCTCTTTTTATAAACGGAATTATAACCATAATAATCGCCCTTAATCGGGACGGAATGGCCCGACTGATATTTTGGCAGATGGGGAGCTTTGCAAGCCAAAATATAAAAAACTTTAACGTATTATTGCCTGTCTGTGCTGCCGGAACCTTGATTCTTACAGGGCTTTCAAATGAAATGGATTTGCTTACCTTCGGCGAGGAGCAGGCTAAGACTATGGGCCTAAATACAAAAAAGATTAAATGGCTTCTTTTGTTTTTGGCATCAGCCCTTACCGGAACCGTAATTTCATTTGTAGGCATAATCGGGTTTATCGATTTGATTTCTCCGCACATTGTACGCAAGCTCGTCGGTGCAAGGCATAAGATAGTGATTCCTGTGTCCTTTTGTATAGGAGGCACTGCGATGGTTCTATGCGATATGACGGCAAGAACTATTCTGTCTCCCCAAGAGCTTCCGGTGGGAGCAATCACAGCCCTCGCAGGTGCTCCGTTTTTTTGCTATGTCTATTTTAAGGGACGGAGGAGGGCTTAA
- a CDS encoding 1-acyl-sn-glycerol-3-phosphate acyltransferase — MQQTLMEYVKDILPEIAKHTMKNPAVTPENVLQKGNPALSKILDEMVDDLALENSEFRHPEHLEEFLDEVKKGKKGIILAEHYSNMDYPAFINLMKKTGTKGTELAEKCIAMAGLKLGEDNPYVAAFASAYDRIYIYPSRSIKSIKDPEVLAEELKRSKMINLASMRALEKAKEEGRVILVYPAGTRYRPGKPETKKGVKEIDSYIKMSDIMLLVSSNGNCLRISDSGDMTEDTVWKDRLIFDASPVINCEEYREKVKAEHGDLTGIDKKQAVVDQVMADLEKMHEANEIGRL, encoded by the coding sequence ATGCAGCAAACTTTAATGGAATATGTAAAAGACATTTTACCTGAAATTGCAAAACACACAATGAAAAATCCGGCTGTTACGCCCGAAAATGTATTACAAAAGGGAAATCCCGCCCTGTCTAAAATTCTTGATGAGATGGTAGACGATCTCGCCCTTGAAAATTCGGAATTCAGGCATCCTGAACACTTGGAAGAATTTTTAGATGAGGTGAAAAAAGGGAAAAAAGGCATAATCCTTGCGGAGCACTACAGCAATATGGATTATCCGGCTTTTATAAATTTAATGAAAAAAACCGGTACTAAAGGAACGGAGCTTGCCGAAAAGTGCATAGCAATGGCCGGACTAAAACTGGGAGAAGACAATCCCTACGTTGCAGCCTTCGCAAGCGCCTATGACCGTATTTATATCTATCCCAGCCGTTCCATCAAATCGATTAAAGACCCTGAAGTTTTGGCAGAAGAATTAAAACGAAGCAAGATGATAAACCTTGCTTCAATGCGGGCACTTGAAAAAGCAAAAGAAGAAGGCCGGGTAATTCTTGTATATCCTGCAGGAACCCGATACCGCCCCGGAAAACCCGAAACAAAAAAAGGTGTAAAAGAAATAGATTCCTATATTAAAATGTCCGATATAATGCTCTTGGTTTCAAGCAATGGAAACTGCCTGCGTATTTCGGATTCAGGAGATATGACTGAGGATACTGTCTGGAAGGATAGGCTCATCTTTGATGCAAGCCCCGTTATAAACTGTGAAGAATATAGAGAAAAAGTAAAGGCAGAGCATGGAGACCTTACAGGCATAGATAAAAAGCAGGCCGTAGTCGATCAGGTAATGGCAGACCTTGAAAAAATGCACGAAGCAAACGAAATCGGAAGGCTATAA